The following are encoded in a window of Octopus sinensis unplaced genomic scaffold, ASM634580v1 Contig14555, whole genome shotgun sequence genomic DNA:
- the LOC115230137 gene encoding uncharacterized protein LOC115230137 has protein sequence MDNSGQGSLTYSTNHLLFMDDLKIFSKKEDTLIKMMNDVNLFSEAAGLEKNVEKSATNVQCLSSEAKLLDGLDSYRYLGVLEDKMSNILKSDVLKSIFDEMKKRINNLATTKLNSGNLFKSINEHALSLYNYYIGLIDIDPTEFEVIDKKIRGILIQNKIHLKPANKERLYLPRNCLGEGSYL, from the coding sequence ATGGACAACTCTGGCCAGGGATCACTTACATACTCAACAAACCATCTACTTTTCATGGATGACTTAAAAATATTCTCGAAGAAAGAAGATACGTTGATAAAAATGATGAATGATGTTAATCTTTTTTCCGAGGCTGCTGGACTAGAGAAAAATGTGGAAAAGTCAGCTACTAACGTGCAGTGCTTGTCTTCCGAGGCAAAACTACTTGATGGACTTGATAGCTACCGATACCTGGGAGTGCTCGAAGATAAAATGAGTAACATACTGAAAAGCGATGTGCTAAAATCAATCTTTGATGAGATGAAGAAACGAATTAACAATCTGGCCACTACAAAACTTAACTCTGGGAATCTATTCAAATCCATCAATGAACATGCATTGtctctttataattattatattggacTTATTGATATCGACCCAACCGAATTTGAGGTTATTGACAAGAAAATCAGAGGAATTCTAATACAGAATAAGATTCACCTGAAGCCGGCGAACAAAGAAAGATTATACCTACCCAGGAATTGTCTTGGAGAGGGCTCGTATCTATAA
- the LOC115230138 gene encoding uncharacterized protein LOC115230138 has product MATIVEFITRKYKIGDHGSLNVKALQGLQNEYLIAEIRKKPLHSILFNCLEDTNVDVTEFSAWLTYGNIFPRSEASFCLLQDRNFLFGAGETNCKHCNSAKKTVDHLATRCGRMLNSDYLRRYGIKKSKRLKTHSVQSIVANEAVEIRVDATISTDTHVHNNKPDIFVWDKIKNTITLIEIGITSQQILKKVEVEKSHKYDLLASELALIHKAKVNIVPIVLTWDAIVSKYYKQYQNGLKIEYPVRAYIQTIIMKKTLESMCIDYKME; this is encoded by the coding sequence ATGGCCACAATCGTAGAATTTATCACTCGAAAATACAAAATTGGAGACCATGGAAGTCTCAATGTGAAGGCACTGCAAGGATTACAGAATGAATACCTAATTGCAGAAATCAGGAAAAAACCTCTGCATTCAATCCTCTTTAATTGTTTGGAAGATACTAATGTCGATGTTACGGAGTTCTCCGCGTGGTTAACATATGGAAACATCTTTCCGAGATCAGAAGCATCCTTCTGTTTACTACAAGACCGCAATTTCCTCTTTGGAGCAGGAGAAACGAATTGCAAACATTGCAACTCTGCGAAAAAAACTGTTGACCATCTAGCTACCAGGTGTGGGCGAATGCTAAACAGCGATTACTTACGACGGTatggaataaaaaaatcaaaaagattGAAGACCCATTCAGTCCAGTCTATAGTTGCAAATGAAGCAGTTGAGATCAGAGTCGATGCTACTATAAGTACTGACACACACGTTCATAACAACAAGCCCGACATTTTCGTGTGGGATAAAATTAAGAATACGATTACACTAATCGAAATTGGAATAACTTCGCAGCAAATTCTTAAAAAAGTCGAAGTCGAAAAATCCCACAAGTATGATCTCTTAGCAAGTGAATTGGCTTTAATCCACAAAGCAAAAGTGAATATAGTACCCATAGTATTAACGTGGGATGCCATTGTCAGTAAATACTACAAACAATACCAGAATGGTCTGAAAATTGAGTACCCTGTAAGAGCATACATCCAAACTATTATCATGAAGAAGACTCTTGAAAGTATGTGCATCGATTATAAAATGGAATGA